One segment of Chionomys nivalis chromosome 3, mChiNiv1.1, whole genome shotgun sequence DNA contains the following:
- the Tnk2 gene encoding activated CDC42 kinase 1 isoform X8, translating into MQPEEGTGWLLELLSEVQLQQYFLRLRDDLNVTRLSHFEYVKNEDLEKIGMGRPGQRRLWEAVKRRKVMCKRKSWMSKVFSGKRLEAEFPPHHSQSTFRKPSPTPGGLAGEGTLQSLTCLIGEKDLRLLEKLGDGSFGVVRRGEWDAPAGKTVSVAVKCLKPDVLSQPEAMDDFIREVNAMHSLDHRNLIRLYGVVLTPPMKMVTELAPLGSLLDRLRKHQGHFLLGTLSRYAVQVAEGMGYLESKRFIHRDLAARNLLLATRDLVKIGDFGLMRALPQNDDHYVMQEHRKVPFAWCAPESLKTRTFSHASDTWMFGVTLWEMFTYGQEPWIGLNGSQILHKIDKEGERLPRPEDCPQDIYNVMVQCWAHKPEDRPTFVALRDFLLEAQPTDMRALQDFEEPDKLHIQMNDVITVIEGRAENYWWRGQNTRTLCVGPFPRNVVTSVAGLSAQDISQPLQNSFIHTGHGDSDPRHCWGFPDRIDELYLGNPMDPPDLLSVELSTSRPTQHLGRVKKPTYDPVSEDQDPLSSDFKKLGLRKPSLPRGLWLAKPSARVPGTKAGRSSGGEVTLIDFGEEPVVPTSRPCAPSLAQLAMDACSLLDKTPPQSPTRALPRPLHPTPVVDWDARPLPPPPAYDDVAQDEDDFEVCSINSTLVGADLPAGPSQGETNYAFVPEQAQPPPALEDNLFLPPQGGGKPPSSAQTAEIFQALQQECMRQLQVPTGQLTPSPTPGGDDKPQVPPRVPIPPRPTRPRVELSPAPSGEEETSRWPGPASPPRVPPREPLSPQGSRTPSPLVPPGSSPLPHRLSSSPGKTMPTTQSFASDPKYATPQVIQAPGPRAGPCILPIVRDGRKVSSTHYYLLPERPPYLERYQRFLREAQSPEEPASMPAPLLLPPPSTPAPAAPTATVRPMPQAAPDPKANFSTNNSNPGARPPALRATARLPQRGCPGDGQEAARPADKIQMLQAMVHGVTTEECQAALQSHSWSVQRAAQYLKVEQLFGLGLRPRVECHKVLEMFDWNLEQAGCHLLGSCGPAHHK; encoded by the exons ATGCAGCCGGAGGAGGGGACAGGCTGGCTGTTGGAGCTGCTGTCCGAGGTGCAGCTGCAGCAGTATTTCCTGAGGCTTCGCGATGATCTCAACGTTACCCGCCTGTCCCACTTTGAGTATGTCAAGAATGAGGACCTGGAAAAGATTGGCATGGGCCGGCCTG GTCAGAGGCGTCTGTGGGAGGCTGTGAAGAGGAGGAAGGTCATGTGCAAACGCAAGTCGTGGATGAGCAAG GTGTTCAGTGGAAAGCGGCTGGAGGCTGAGTTCCCTCCCCATCACTCTCAGAGCACCTTCCGGAAGCCCTCACCCACCCCAGGGGGCCTGGCAGGGGAGGGGACCCTGCAGAGCCTCACCTGCCTCATCGGGGAGAAGGACCTGCGCCTCCTGGAGAAGCTGGGAGACGGCTCCTTTGGCGTGGTGCGCAGGGGTGAATGGGACGCCCCTGCGGGAAAGACG GTGAGTGTGGCCGTGAAGTGCCTGAAGCCAGATGTGCTGAGCCAGCCAGAGGCCATGGACGACTTCATCCGGGAGGTCAATGCCATGCATTCGCTTGACCACCGAAACCTCATTCGCTTGTATGGTGTGGTGCTCACGCCACCCATGAAGATG GTGACAGAACTGGCACCTCTGGGATCTCTGTTGGACCGACTGCGTAAACACCAAGGTCATTTCCTCTTGGGGACTCTGAGCCGCTACGCTGTGCAGGTGGCTGAGGGCATGGGATACCTGGAGTCCAAGCGCTTCATCCACCGTGACCTGGCTGCTAGGAACCTGCTGTTGGCTACCCGCGACCTGGTCAAGATTGGGGACTTTGGACTGATGCGAGCTCTACCCCAGAATGATGACCACTATGTCATGCAAGAACATCGCAAGGTGCCCTTTGCCTG GTGTGCCCCTGAGAGCCTGAAGACACGGACCTTCTCTCATGCCAGTGACACCTGGATGTTTGGGGTCACATTGTGGGAGATGTTCACATATGGCCAGGAGCCCTGGATTGGCCTCAACGGCAGCCAG ATCCTGCATAAGATTGACAAGGAAGGGGAGCGCCTGCCCCGGCCTGAGGACTGCCCCCAAGATATCTACAATGTCATGGTCCAGTGCTGGGCCCACAAACCAGAGGACAGACCCACATTTGTGGCCCTTCGGGACTTCCTGCTGGAG GCTCAGCCTACTGACATGCGGGCCCTTCAGGACTTCGAGGAGCCAGACAAGCTGCATATCCAGATGAATGACGTCATCACTGTCATCGAGGGAAG GGCTGAGAACTACTGGTGGCGTGGTCAGAACACCCGGACGCTGTGCGTAGGACCCTTCCCTCGGAATGTGGTGACCTCCGTGGCTGGCCTGTCAGCCCAGGACATCAGCCAGCCTCTACAGAATAGCTTCATTCACACGGGGCATGGAGACAGTGACCCCCGACACTGCTGGGGGTTCCCTGACAGGATTGATGA ATTGTATCTGGGCAACCCCATGGACCCCCCTGACCTGCTGAGTGTGGAGCTGAGCACCTCCCGACCCACCCAGCATCTAGGAAGGGTGAAAA AGCCAACGTATGACCCTGTGAGTGAGGACCAAGACCCCTTGTCCAGCGACTTCAAGAAGCTGGGCCTGAGGAAGCCATCCCTGCCCCGAGGGCTGTGGCTCGCAAAGCCCTCGGCCCGAGTGCCAGGCACCAAGGCAGGCCGCAGCAGTGGGGGCGAGGTCACGCTCATCGACTTTGGCGAGGAGCCTGTGGTTCCAACCTCACGGCCCTGTGCACCCTCCTTGGCACAGTTGGCCATGGATGCCTGCTCCTTGCTGGACAAGACACCACCACAGAGCCCCACACGGGCACTGCCACGACCTTTACATCCCACACCTGTAGTGGACTGGGATGCTCGCCCATTGCCCCCGCCCCCTGCCTATGACGATGTGGCCCAGGATGAGGACGACTTTGAGGTCTGCTCTATCAACAGCACGCTAGTGGGTGCAGACCTCCCTGCTGGGCCGAGCCAGGGCGAGACCAATTATGCCTTTGTGCCTGAGCAGGCGCAGCCACCCCCTGCCCTGGAGGACAACCTGTTTCTTCCACCCCAGGGTGGCGGCAAGCCACCCAGCTCGGCCCAGACTGCAGAGATTTTCCAGGCACTGCAGCAGGAGTGTATGCGACAGCTACAGGTCCCCACTGGCCAgctgaccccctcccccaccccaggaggTGATGACAAGCCCCAGGTGCCACCCCGGGTACCCATCCCCCCTCGGCCCACACGTCCACGTGTGGAGCTATCTCCGGCTCCCTCAGGTGAGGAAGAGACAAGCCGGTGGCCTGGACCTGCCTCCCCTCCCCGAGTGCCTCCCCGGGAACCCCTGTCCCCTCAAGGCTCAAGAACCCCAAGCCCCCTGGTGCCACCTGGCAGCTCTCCGTTACCACACCGGCTCTCTAGCTCACCCGGAAAGACCATGCCCACCACCCAAAGCTTTGCCTCAGACCCTAAATATGCCACGCCACAAGTGATCCAGGCTCCTGGCCCACGGGCTGGCCCCTGTATCCTGCCCATTGTCCGCGATGGCAGGAAGGTCAGCAGTACTCACTACTACCTGCTACCTGAGCGCCCTCCTTACCTGGAGCGCTATCAGCGCTTCCTCCGGGAGGCCCAGAGCCCTGAAGAGccagcctccatgcctgccccCCTGCTGCTGCCCCCACCCAGTACCCCAGCCCCTGCTGCCCCCACTGCTACTGTTCGACCTATGCCTCAGGCTGCCCCAGACCCAAAGGCCAACTTCTCCACCAATAACAGCAACCCAGGGGCTCGGCCACCAGCCCTGAGGGCCACTGCTCGGCTGCCACAGAGGGGCTGCCCAGGGGATGGGCAAGAGGCTGCACGGCCAGCAGACAAGATCCAGATG CTGCAGGCCATGGTGCATGGGGTGACCACAGAGGAGTGCCAGGCGGCCCTGCAGAGCCACAGCTGGAGTGTGCAGAGGGCTGCCCAGTATCTGAAG GTGGAGCAGCTCTTTGGACTGGGTCTTCGGCCACGGGTGGAGTGCCACAAAGTGCTAGAGATG
- the Tnk2 gene encoding activated CDC42 kinase 1 isoform X4 produces the protein MQPEEGTGWLLELLSEVQLQQYFLRLRDDLNVTRLSHFEYVKNEDLEKIGMGRPGQRRLWEAVKRRKVMCKRKSWMSKVFSGKRLEAEFPPHHSQSTFRKPSPTPGGLAGEGTLQSLTCLIGEKDLRLLEKLGDGSFGVVRRGEWDAPAGKTVSVAVKCLKPDVLSQPEAMDDFIREVNAMHSLDHRNLIRLYGVVLTPPMKMVTELAPLGSLLDRLRKHQGHFLLGTLSRYAVQVAEGMGYLESKRFIHRDLAARNLLLATRDLVKIGDFGLMRALPQNDDHYVMQEHRKVPFAWCAPESLKTRTFSHASDTWMFGVTLWEMFTYGQEPWIGLNGSQILHKIDKEGERLPRPEDCPQDIYNVMVQCWAHKPEDRPTFVALRDFLLEAQPTDMRALQDFEEPDKLHIQMNDVITVIEGRAENYWWRGQNTRTLCVGPFPRNVVTSVAGLSAQDISQPLQNSFIHTGHGDSDPRHCWGFPDRIDELYLGNPMDPPDLLSVELSTSRPTQHLGRVKREPPPRPPQPAIFTQKPTYDPVSEDQDPLSSDFKKLGLRKPSLPRGLWLAKPSARVPGTKAGRSSGGEVTLIDFGEEPVVPTSRPCAPSLAQLAMDACSLLDKTPPQSPTRALPRPLHPTPVVDWDARPLPPPPAYDDVAQDEDDFEVCSINSTLVGADLPAGPSQGETNYAFVPEQAQPPPALEDNLFLPPQGGGKPPSSAQTAEIFQALQQECMRQLQVPTGQLTPSPTPGGDDKPQVPPRVPIPPRPTRPRVELSPAPSGEEETSRWPGPASPPRVPPREPLSPQGSRTPSPLVPPGSSPLPHRLSSSPGKTMPTTQSFASDPKYATPQVIQAPGPRAGPCILPIVRDGRKVSSTHYYLLPERPPYLERYQRFLREAQSPEEPASMPAPLLLPPPSTPAPAAPTATVRPMPQAAPDPKANFSTNNSNPGARPPALRATARLPQRGCPGDGQEAARPADKIQMLQAMVHGVTTEECQAALQSHSWSVQRAAQYLKVEQLFGLGLRPRVECHKVLEMFDWNLEQAGCHLLGSCGPAHHK, from the exons ATGCAGCCGGAGGAGGGGACAGGCTGGCTGTTGGAGCTGCTGTCCGAGGTGCAGCTGCAGCAGTATTTCCTGAGGCTTCGCGATGATCTCAACGTTACCCGCCTGTCCCACTTTGAGTATGTCAAGAATGAGGACCTGGAAAAGATTGGCATGGGCCGGCCTG GTCAGAGGCGTCTGTGGGAGGCTGTGAAGAGGAGGAAGGTCATGTGCAAACGCAAGTCGTGGATGAGCAAG GTGTTCAGTGGAAAGCGGCTGGAGGCTGAGTTCCCTCCCCATCACTCTCAGAGCACCTTCCGGAAGCCCTCACCCACCCCAGGGGGCCTGGCAGGGGAGGGGACCCTGCAGAGCCTCACCTGCCTCATCGGGGAGAAGGACCTGCGCCTCCTGGAGAAGCTGGGAGACGGCTCCTTTGGCGTGGTGCGCAGGGGTGAATGGGACGCCCCTGCGGGAAAGACG GTGAGTGTGGCCGTGAAGTGCCTGAAGCCAGATGTGCTGAGCCAGCCAGAGGCCATGGACGACTTCATCCGGGAGGTCAATGCCATGCATTCGCTTGACCACCGAAACCTCATTCGCTTGTATGGTGTGGTGCTCACGCCACCCATGAAGATG GTGACAGAACTGGCACCTCTGGGATCTCTGTTGGACCGACTGCGTAAACACCAAGGTCATTTCCTCTTGGGGACTCTGAGCCGCTACGCTGTGCAGGTGGCTGAGGGCATGGGATACCTGGAGTCCAAGCGCTTCATCCACCGTGACCTGGCTGCTAGGAACCTGCTGTTGGCTACCCGCGACCTGGTCAAGATTGGGGACTTTGGACTGATGCGAGCTCTACCCCAGAATGATGACCACTATGTCATGCAAGAACATCGCAAGGTGCCCTTTGCCTG GTGTGCCCCTGAGAGCCTGAAGACACGGACCTTCTCTCATGCCAGTGACACCTGGATGTTTGGGGTCACATTGTGGGAGATGTTCACATATGGCCAGGAGCCCTGGATTGGCCTCAACGGCAGCCAG ATCCTGCATAAGATTGACAAGGAAGGGGAGCGCCTGCCCCGGCCTGAGGACTGCCCCCAAGATATCTACAATGTCATGGTCCAGTGCTGGGCCCACAAACCAGAGGACAGACCCACATTTGTGGCCCTTCGGGACTTCCTGCTGGAG GCTCAGCCTACTGACATGCGGGCCCTTCAGGACTTCGAGGAGCCAGACAAGCTGCATATCCAGATGAATGACGTCATCACTGTCATCGAGGGAAG GGCTGAGAACTACTGGTGGCGTGGTCAGAACACCCGGACGCTGTGCGTAGGACCCTTCCCTCGGAATGTGGTGACCTCCGTGGCTGGCCTGTCAGCCCAGGACATCAGCCAGCCTCTACAGAATAGCTTCATTCACACGGGGCATGGAGACAGTGACCCCCGACACTGCTGGGGGTTCCCTGACAGGATTGATGA ATTGTATCTGGGCAACCCCATGGACCCCCCTGACCTGCTGAGTGTGGAGCTGAGCACCTCCCGACCCACCCAGCATCTAGGAAGGGTGAAAA GGGAGCCTCCACCTCGCCCACCTCAGCCTGCCATCTTCACACAGA AGCCAACGTATGACCCTGTGAGTGAGGACCAAGACCCCTTGTCCAGCGACTTCAAGAAGCTGGGCCTGAGGAAGCCATCCCTGCCCCGAGGGCTGTGGCTCGCAAAGCCCTCGGCCCGAGTGCCAGGCACCAAGGCAGGCCGCAGCAGTGGGGGCGAGGTCACGCTCATCGACTTTGGCGAGGAGCCTGTGGTTCCAACCTCACGGCCCTGTGCACCCTCCTTGGCACAGTTGGCCATGGATGCCTGCTCCTTGCTGGACAAGACACCACCACAGAGCCCCACACGGGCACTGCCACGACCTTTACATCCCACACCTGTAGTGGACTGGGATGCTCGCCCATTGCCCCCGCCCCCTGCCTATGACGATGTGGCCCAGGATGAGGACGACTTTGAGGTCTGCTCTATCAACAGCACGCTAGTGGGTGCAGACCTCCCTGCTGGGCCGAGCCAGGGCGAGACCAATTATGCCTTTGTGCCTGAGCAGGCGCAGCCACCCCCTGCCCTGGAGGACAACCTGTTTCTTCCACCCCAGGGTGGCGGCAAGCCACCCAGCTCGGCCCAGACTGCAGAGATTTTCCAGGCACTGCAGCAGGAGTGTATGCGACAGCTACAGGTCCCCACTGGCCAgctgaccccctcccccaccccaggaggTGATGACAAGCCCCAGGTGCCACCCCGGGTACCCATCCCCCCTCGGCCCACACGTCCACGTGTGGAGCTATCTCCGGCTCCCTCAGGTGAGGAAGAGACAAGCCGGTGGCCTGGACCTGCCTCCCCTCCCCGAGTGCCTCCCCGGGAACCCCTGTCCCCTCAAGGCTCAAGAACCCCAAGCCCCCTGGTGCCACCTGGCAGCTCTCCGTTACCACACCGGCTCTCTAGCTCACCCGGAAAGACCATGCCCACCACCCAAAGCTTTGCCTCAGACCCTAAATATGCCACGCCACAAGTGATCCAGGCTCCTGGCCCACGGGCTGGCCCCTGTATCCTGCCCATTGTCCGCGATGGCAGGAAGGTCAGCAGTACTCACTACTACCTGCTACCTGAGCGCCCTCCTTACCTGGAGCGCTATCAGCGCTTCCTCCGGGAGGCCCAGAGCCCTGAAGAGccagcctccatgcctgccccCCTGCTGCTGCCCCCACCCAGTACCCCAGCCCCTGCTGCCCCCACTGCTACTGTTCGACCTATGCCTCAGGCTGCCCCAGACCCAAAGGCCAACTTCTCCACCAATAACAGCAACCCAGGGGCTCGGCCACCAGCCCTGAGGGCCACTGCTCGGCTGCCACAGAGGGGCTGCCCAGGGGATGGGCAAGAGGCTGCACGGCCAGCAGACAAGATCCAGATG CTGCAGGCCATGGTGCATGGGGTGACCACAGAGGAGTGCCAGGCGGCCCTGCAGAGCCACAGCTGGAGTGTGCAGAGGGCTGCCCAGTATCTGAAG GTGGAGCAGCTCTTTGGACTGGGTCTTCGGCCACGGGTGGAGTGCCACAAAGTGCTAGAGATG
- the Tnk2 gene encoding activated CDC42 kinase 1 isoform X12, which yields MPAARRFPGLELSFPLLARLRRRLYTRLGSSSMQPEEGTGWLLELLSEVQLQQYFLRLRDDLNVTRLSHFEYVKNEDLEKIGMGRPGQRRLWEAVKRRKVMCKRKSWMSKVFSGKRLEAEFPPHHSQSTFRKPSPTPGGLAGEGTLQSLTCLIGEKDLRLLEKLGDGSFGVVRRGEWDAPAGKTVSVAVKCLKPDVLSQPEAMDDFIREVNAMHSLDHRNLIRLYGVVLTPPMKMVTELAPLGSLLDRLRKHQGHFLLGTLSRYAVQVAEGMGYLESKRFIHRDLAARNLLLATRDLVKIGDFGLMRALPQNDDHYVMQEHRKVPFAWCAPESLKTRTFSHASDTWMFGVTLWEMFTYGQEPWIGLNGSQILHKIDKEGERLPRPEDCPQDIYNVMVQCWAHKPEDRPTFVALRDFLLEAQPTDMRALQDFEEPDKLHIQMNDVITVIEGRAENYWWRGQNTRTLCVGPFPRNVVTSVAGLSAQDISQPLQNSFIHTGHGDSDPRHCWGFPDRIDELYLGNPMDPPDLLSVELSTSRPTQHLGRVKKPTYDPVSEDQDPLSSDFKKLGLRKPSLPRGLWLAKPSARVPGTKAGRSSGGEVTLIDFGEEPVVPTSRPCAPSLAQLAMDACSLLDKTPPQSPTRALPRPLHPTPVVDWDARPLPPPPAYDDVAQDEDDFEVCSINSTLVGADLPAGPSQGETNYAFVPEQAQPPPALEDNLFLPPQGGGKPPSSAQTAEIFQALQQECMRQLQVPTGQLTPSPTPGGDDKPQVPPRVPIPPRPTRPRVELSPAPSGEEETSRWPGPASPPRVPPREPLSPQGSRTPSPLVPPGSSPLPHRLSSSPGKTMPTTQSFASDPKYATPQVIQAPGPRAGPCILPIVRDGRKVSSTHYYLLPERPPYLERYQRFLREAQSPEEPASMPAPLLLPPPSTPAPAAPTATVRPMPQAAPDPKANFSTNNSNPGARPPALRATARLPQRGCPGDGQEAARPADKIQMLQAMVHGVTTEECQAALQSHSWSVQRAAQYLKVEQLFGLGLRPRVECHKVLEMFDWNLEQAGCHLLGSCGPAHHK from the exons ATGCCAGCAGCCCGTCGGTTCCCTGGCCTCgagctctcctttcctctcctggcCAGACTGCGGCGACGTCTGTACACA AGGCTGGGGAGCAGCAGCATGCAGCCGGAGGAGGGGACAGGCTGGCTGTTGGAGCTGCTGTCCGAGGTGCAGCTGCAGCAGTATTTCCTGAGGCTTCGCGATGATCTCAACGTTACCCGCCTGTCCCACTTTGAGTATGTCAAGAATGAGGACCTGGAAAAGATTGGCATGGGCCGGCCTG GTCAGAGGCGTCTGTGGGAGGCTGTGAAGAGGAGGAAGGTCATGTGCAAACGCAAGTCGTGGATGAGCAAG GTGTTCAGTGGAAAGCGGCTGGAGGCTGAGTTCCCTCCCCATCACTCTCAGAGCACCTTCCGGAAGCCCTCACCCACCCCAGGGGGCCTGGCAGGGGAGGGGACCCTGCAGAGCCTCACCTGCCTCATCGGGGAGAAGGACCTGCGCCTCCTGGAGAAGCTGGGAGACGGCTCCTTTGGCGTGGTGCGCAGGGGTGAATGGGACGCCCCTGCGGGAAAGACG GTGAGTGTGGCCGTGAAGTGCCTGAAGCCAGATGTGCTGAGCCAGCCAGAGGCCATGGACGACTTCATCCGGGAGGTCAATGCCATGCATTCGCTTGACCACCGAAACCTCATTCGCTTGTATGGTGTGGTGCTCACGCCACCCATGAAGATG GTGACAGAACTGGCACCTCTGGGATCTCTGTTGGACCGACTGCGTAAACACCAAGGTCATTTCCTCTTGGGGACTCTGAGCCGCTACGCTGTGCAGGTGGCTGAGGGCATGGGATACCTGGAGTCCAAGCGCTTCATCCACCGTGACCTGGCTGCTAGGAACCTGCTGTTGGCTACCCGCGACCTGGTCAAGATTGGGGACTTTGGACTGATGCGAGCTCTACCCCAGAATGATGACCACTATGTCATGCAAGAACATCGCAAGGTGCCCTTTGCCTG GTGTGCCCCTGAGAGCCTGAAGACACGGACCTTCTCTCATGCCAGTGACACCTGGATGTTTGGGGTCACATTGTGGGAGATGTTCACATATGGCCAGGAGCCCTGGATTGGCCTCAACGGCAGCCAG ATCCTGCATAAGATTGACAAGGAAGGGGAGCGCCTGCCCCGGCCTGAGGACTGCCCCCAAGATATCTACAATGTCATGGTCCAGTGCTGGGCCCACAAACCAGAGGACAGACCCACATTTGTGGCCCTTCGGGACTTCCTGCTGGAG GCTCAGCCTACTGACATGCGGGCCCTTCAGGACTTCGAGGAGCCAGACAAGCTGCATATCCAGATGAATGACGTCATCACTGTCATCGAGGGAAG GGCTGAGAACTACTGGTGGCGTGGTCAGAACACCCGGACGCTGTGCGTAGGACCCTTCCCTCGGAATGTGGTGACCTCCGTGGCTGGCCTGTCAGCCCAGGACATCAGCCAGCCTCTACAGAATAGCTTCATTCACACGGGGCATGGAGACAGTGACCCCCGACACTGCTGGGGGTTCCCTGACAGGATTGATGA ATTGTATCTGGGCAACCCCATGGACCCCCCTGACCTGCTGAGTGTGGAGCTGAGCACCTCCCGACCCACCCAGCATCTAGGAAGGGTGAAAA AGCCAACGTATGACCCTGTGAGTGAGGACCAAGACCCCTTGTCCAGCGACTTCAAGAAGCTGGGCCTGAGGAAGCCATCCCTGCCCCGAGGGCTGTGGCTCGCAAAGCCCTCGGCCCGAGTGCCAGGCACCAAGGCAGGCCGCAGCAGTGGGGGCGAGGTCACGCTCATCGACTTTGGCGAGGAGCCTGTGGTTCCAACCTCACGGCCCTGTGCACCCTCCTTGGCACAGTTGGCCATGGATGCCTGCTCCTTGCTGGACAAGACACCACCACAGAGCCCCACACGGGCACTGCCACGACCTTTACATCCCACACCTGTAGTGGACTGGGATGCTCGCCCATTGCCCCCGCCCCCTGCCTATGACGATGTGGCCCAGGATGAGGACGACTTTGAGGTCTGCTCTATCAACAGCACGCTAGTGGGTGCAGACCTCCCTGCTGGGCCGAGCCAGGGCGAGACCAATTATGCCTTTGTGCCTGAGCAGGCGCAGCCACCCCCTGCCCTGGAGGACAACCTGTTTCTTCCACCCCAGGGTGGCGGCAAGCCACCCAGCTCGGCCCAGACTGCAGAGATTTTCCAGGCACTGCAGCAGGAGTGTATGCGACAGCTACAGGTCCCCACTGGCCAgctgaccccctcccccaccccaggaggTGATGACAAGCCCCAGGTGCCACCCCGGGTACCCATCCCCCCTCGGCCCACACGTCCACGTGTGGAGCTATCTCCGGCTCCCTCAGGTGAGGAAGAGACAAGCCGGTGGCCTGGACCTGCCTCCCCTCCCCGAGTGCCTCCCCGGGAACCCCTGTCCCCTCAAGGCTCAAGAACCCCAAGCCCCCTGGTGCCACCTGGCAGCTCTCCGTTACCACACCGGCTCTCTAGCTCACCCGGAAAGACCATGCCCACCACCCAAAGCTTTGCCTCAGACCCTAAATATGCCACGCCACAAGTGATCCAGGCTCCTGGCCCACGGGCTGGCCCCTGTATCCTGCCCATTGTCCGCGATGGCAGGAAGGTCAGCAGTACTCACTACTACCTGCTACCTGAGCGCCCTCCTTACCTGGAGCGCTATCAGCGCTTCCTCCGGGAGGCCCAGAGCCCTGAAGAGccagcctccatgcctgccccCCTGCTGCTGCCCCCACCCAGTACCCCAGCCCCTGCTGCCCCCACTGCTACTGTTCGACCTATGCCTCAGGCTGCCCCAGACCCAAAGGCCAACTTCTCCACCAATAACAGCAACCCAGGGGCTCGGCCACCAGCCCTGAGGGCCACTGCTCGGCTGCCACAGAGGGGCTGCCCAGGGGATGGGCAAGAGGCTGCACGGCCAGCAGACAAGATCCAGATG CTGCAGGCCATGGTGCATGGGGTGACCACAGAGGAGTGCCAGGCGGCCCTGCAGAGCCACAGCTGGAGTGTGCAGAGGGCTGCCCAGTATCTGAAG GTGGAGCAGCTCTTTGGACTGGGTCTTCGGCCACGGGTGGAGTGCCACAAAGTGCTAGAGATG